In one window of Meiothermus sp. DNA:
- the gltX gene encoding glutamate--tRNA ligase translates to MVVTRIAPSPTGDPHVGTAYQALFNYVFAKQHGGKFIVRLEDTDRTRYNPTSERRILEMLEWLRLSPDESPTKGGPNGPYVQSQRLHIYREHVQMLLEKGAAYRAFDTPEELAAAREAARRAGKQEQGYNRRYRDYPAEEAERRAAAGEPHVVRLKVPLEGKTVVHDLLRGPIEFENAALDDKVILKADGYPTYHLAAMVDDHLMGVTHVIRAEEWITSTPFHILILRAFGWEEPVWCHTPLLRNPDKSKLSKRKMDTSVDSYRAQGILPEALLNYLGTMAWSMPDGREIFSLQDMIEHFSLERISLGGPVFDLNKLKWMNGKYIREVLSLDDLAERVKPFLERAGLSYPSETYLKQVLEAMRARFETLQEFVDKSLYFFSEAYPIQEKALAKLREGAAFLPELKEQLAQLPDLLQDATEPLLKGFAEARGVKAAAVMQPLRAALTGSLETPGMFDLLTLLGKERVLKRLERAIELVKE, encoded by the coding sequence ATGGTTGTGACGCGCATTGCACCCAGCCCCACCGGCGACCCCCATGTGGGGACGGCTTACCAGGCTCTGTTTAATTATGTTTTTGCCAAACAGCATGGGGGCAAGTTCATCGTTCGCCTCGAGGACACCGATCGCACCCGCTACAACCCCACCTCCGAGCGGCGCATTCTGGAGATGCTCGAGTGGCTGCGGCTTTCCCCCGACGAGTCGCCCACCAAAGGCGGCCCCAATGGCCCCTACGTGCAGTCGCAACGTCTGCACATCTACCGCGAGCACGTGCAGATGCTCCTGGAAAAAGGCGCGGCCTACCGGGCCTTCGACACCCCCGAGGAACTGGCCGCCGCCCGCGAAGCGGCCCGCCGAGCGGGGAAGCAGGAGCAGGGCTACAACCGCCGTTACCGCGACTACCCGGCCGAGGAAGCCGAGCGACGGGCCGCCGCCGGGGAGCCCCACGTGGTGCGGCTCAAGGTGCCCCTGGAGGGCAAAACCGTTGTGCACGACCTGCTGCGCGGCCCCATCGAGTTCGAGAATGCTGCCCTGGACGACAAGGTGATCCTCAAGGCCGACGGCTACCCTACCTACCACCTGGCGGCCATGGTAGACGATCACCTGATGGGTGTGACCCACGTGATCCGGGCCGAGGAGTGGATTACCAGCACCCCCTTCCACATCCTGATCCTGCGGGCTTTTGGCTGGGAGGAGCCGGTCTGGTGCCACACCCCCCTTTTGCGCAACCCCGATAAATCCAAGCTCTCCAAGCGCAAGATGGATACCAGTGTGGACAGCTACCGTGCCCAGGGCATCCTGCCCGAGGCCCTTTTGAACTACCTGGGCACCATGGCCTGGAGCATGCCCGATGGGCGGGAAATTTTTAGCCTTCAGGATATGATCGAGCACTTCAGCCTGGAGCGCATCAGCCTGGGCGGGCCGGTCTTCGACCTGAACAAACTCAAATGGATGAACGGCAAGTACATCCGCGAAGTCCTGAGCCTGGACGACCTGGCCGAGCGGGTCAAGCCCTTTCTGGAGCGGGCCGGGCTATCCTACCCCTCGGAAACCTACCTGAAGCAGGTGCTCGAGGCCATGCGGGCCCGCTTCGAGACCTTGCAGGAATTTGTGGACAAGTCGCTTTACTTCTTTAGCGAAGCCTACCCCATACAGGAAAAGGCCCTGGCCAAGCTGCGCGAGGGGGCGGCCTTCTTGCCTGAGCTGAAGGAGCAACTGGCCCAGTTGCCCGACCTGCTGCAAGACGCCACCGAACCTTTGCTCAAGGGTTTTGCCGAGGCCAGGGGGGTAAAAGCGGCGGCGGTGATGCAGCCCCTGCGGGCGGCCCTGACGGGAAGCCTCGAGACCCCCGGCATGTTCGACCTCCTCACCCTGTTGGGCAAGGAGCGCGTGTTGAAGCGGCTCGAGCGGGCCATAGAGCTTGTAAAGGAATAA
- the lptB gene encoding LPS export ABC transporter ATP-binding protein — MEAALQPRFGTTPPFTTRLEATGLVKRYGKREVVRGVSLELTRGEIVALFGPNGAGKTTTFYMLVGFIEPNAGQIRLGGQDVTRLPMYKRARQGLGYLPQEPSAFRRMTALENLLAVLEFQPLSKSERAERARELLEELGIAHLKDKYAYTLSGGERRRLEIARALCTNPSFILLDEPFTGVDPKNVHDIQKLISELRERRGVGIFITDHSVRETLAIADRIYLMYDGQVAFQGSPEEFARDSGVRTHYLGDEYEL, encoded by the coding sequence ATGGAAGCGGCATTGCAACCGAGATTTGGCACAACCCCCCCCTTCACTACCCGCCTCGAGGCCACCGGGCTGGTCAAGCGCTATGGCAAGCGGGAGGTGGTGCGGGGCGTAAGCCTGGAGCTCACCCGCGGCGAAATCGTGGCCCTGTTTGGCCCCAACGGGGCCGGCAAAACCACCACCTTTTACATGCTGGTGGGCTTTATCGAGCCCAACGCCGGACAGATTCGCCTGGGCGGGCAAGACGTCACCCGGCTGCCCATGTACAAGCGGGCCCGGCAGGGTCTGGGCTACCTGCCCCAGGAGCCCTCGGCCTTCCGGCGCATGACGGCCCTAGAAAACCTGCTGGCGGTGCTGGAGTTTCAACCCCTCTCCAAAAGCGAACGGGCTGAGCGGGCCAGAGAGCTGCTCGAGGAGCTGGGCATTGCCCACCTCAAAGATAAATACGCCTATACCCTCTCGGGCGGCGAGCGGCGGCGGCTGGAGATTGCCCGCGCGCTGTGCACCAATCCCAGCTTTATCCTCCTGGACGAGCCCTTCACCGGTGTTGACCCCAAAAACGTCCACGACATCCAGAAGCTCATCTCCGAGCTGCGCGAGCGGCGGGGGGTGGGCATCTTCATCACCGACCACTCGGTGCGCGAGACCCTGGCCATTGCCGACCGCATTTACCTGATGTACGACGGCCAGGTGGCCTTCCAGGGCTCGCCGGAGGAGTTCGCCCGCGACTCGGGGGTGCGCACGCACTACCTGGGCGACGAGTATGAGCTGTGA
- a CDS encoding DUF3084 domain-containing protein: MTFWAILILLVLVAGLVAYVGDLVAKRVGKRHWRFLGLRPKATATLVAVATGVLIGLGAFGAFFLLVRDARETILQAEAVRQERDRLRNEVTRLESRAASIFSQYEQLKTERDEFEKNNTLLARQLAQNVELQRQTRQDLEDALIEREKLRQEVEKLEAERNSLRQAQAPLRQALTTLQSEKAQLLSGRDQLLAQAELAKRQLRELEAAGRNAQNQLQKLQSEKEKLEQARREAQARLTGLQARTRELETRLRQLEADKRNLEGDVAVLGSSALQAPPSDTPNRTLEALQRENGELRNKLLEAQRELQQLRERNRLIAATLDKSLSMNLLAEELVEPGNEQIALEEVTRRADNRVRLIGLRGLQVLENPSLNNLKPGLFLARIQSISAEGRALVVIEYRAREQAFAEGEVLAATTLVLPASMSEMRRKFNALSQQAESRLSGAGWVPEKLARGGIALEEFVSLASQLSGKRGGARIAVVALDNLYPTEPPRLGLKLLP, encoded by the coding sequence ATGACTTTCTGGGCCATCCTGATCCTTCTAGTGCTCGTGGCGGGCCTGGTGGCCTATGTGGGCGACCTGGTGGCCAAGCGGGTGGGCAAGCGCCACTGGCGTTTTTTGGGCCTGCGTCCCAAGGCCACCGCCACGCTGGTGGCAGTAGCGACGGGGGTGCTGATTGGTCTGGGGGCTTTTGGGGCCTTCTTCTTGCTGGTGCGCGATGCCCGCGAGACCATCCTGCAGGCCGAGGCGGTGCGCCAGGAGCGCGACCGGTTGCGCAACGAGGTGACGCGGTTGGAAAGCCGTGCGGCCAGCATTTTCAGCCAGTACGAGCAGCTCAAAACTGAGCGCGACGAGTTCGAGAAGAACAACACCCTGCTAGCAAGGCAGCTCGCGCAAAACGTCGAGCTCCAGCGCCAGACCCGCCAGGACCTCGAGGACGCCCTGATCGAGCGGGAGAAGTTGCGCCAGGAAGTCGAGAAACTCGAGGCCGAGCGGAACTCCCTGCGGCAGGCCCAAGCCCCGCTGCGGCAGGCCCTGACCACTTTGCAAAGCGAAAAGGCCCAGCTCCTGAGCGGTCGCGACCAGCTCTTGGCCCAGGCTGAACTGGCCAAGCGGCAGCTCCGCGAGCTCGAGGCTGCCGGGCGCAACGCGCAAAACCAGCTCCAGAAACTACAAAGCGAAAAAGAAAAGCTCGAACAAGCGCGTCGTGAAGCTCAGGCCCGCCTAACCGGCCTCCAGGCCCGCACCCGGGAGCTCGAGACCCGCTTGCGCCAGCTCGAGGCCGACAAACGCAACCTCGAGGGCGATGTGGCGGTGCTGGGCAGCAGCGCCTTGCAAGCGCCCCCCAGCGACACCCCCAACCGCACCCTCGAGGCCCTTCAGCGCGAGAATGGCGAGTTGCGCAACAAGCTGCTGGAGGCCCAGCGCGAGCTGCAGCAGCTGCGCGAACGAAACCGGCTGATAGCCGCTACTCTGGACAAAAGCCTGTCCATGAACCTGCTGGCCGAAGAACTGGTGGAGCCGGGCAACGAGCAGATAGCCCTGGAGGAGGTCACCCGGCGGGCCGACAACCGGGTGCGTCTGATCGGACTGCGGGGCCTTCAGGTGTTGGAAAACCCCAGTCTGAACAACCTCAAGCCGGGTCTTTTTCTGGCCCGCATCCAGAGCATCAGCGCCGAAGGGCGGGCCCTGGTGGTGATTGAGTACCGAGCCCGGGAACAGGCCTTTGCCGAGGGGGAGGTGCTGGCGGCAACCACCCTGGTGCTCCCGGCCAGCATGAGCGAGATGCGGCGCAAGTTCAATGCCCTTAGCCAGCAGGCGGAGAGCCGGCTCAGCGGGGCCGGCTGGGTTCCTGAAAAACTGGCCCGGGGGGGGATTGCCCTCGAGGAGTTTGTAAGCTTGGCTTCCCAGCTCTCCGGTAAACGTGGCGGCGCCCGCATTGCGGTGGTGGCCCTGGACAACCTCTACCCCACCGAACCGCCCCGGCTGGGGCTAAAGCTACTCCCATAG
- a CDS encoding DPP IV N-terminal domain-containing protein: protein MWRLLAVILLFGTGALAQFDPTRQWFTLQTEHFDIHYHAGLGRVASEAAIYAENAYQLLQADFEPPPGRISIVLSDVGDTLNGFANPANNVVGIFTGQFRSSDLFNPRLSSWWETVIFHEIVHMFDLSQVRGPLKDRTRIFGQLPSQNAVKPFPFVEGTVLYFKHKKLGESRQNDATTRMMLRQMVLSGRFPALDEIRQAYSKSTWPYLGFLVYNYSAWLVQYLEVRFGEDAYRRFTDANAAMLATKDFNEPFLKAFGLSLDQIYADFVRWLPSQFQDEIARIRAQGLTPVQKLSNLGFFSEGATDSANGIVYAHASPVRSGLRLIVNERERELLNGPAQYPQWSPDGRYLLFTASSTTSPYFVGSDLYRYDRLEDRVKRLTNGERVYYARYAPDGQSIFMARNTPDGSTELARYFLELERTQPLRSFPNQDGVVHSFAVSPDGGSLILSLLRRGGFQDLYRYTLQTGALTPLTQDKNIDSDPVFSPDGQYVIYSSDVNRVYNLYAYRLVDGAVFQVTNLLTGAYRPTLSHSKQQIIFTGYDETGYNLYQTPYNPSAWKRVELKREPLPPFEPAEAAKGQRYDPLRYLRPLYWLPLADVSVDGFGLNAFLGVSFGASDPVGIHAYEVGAGFDSNLRGIFYNAAYQFAGLGFPITLQAAGSGSDNAQGIAASFWSPQGSLGLQYVRSDVLESALDPIQNTVTHAFSVRLSGLNSTASDLFRFRSSLSAVGTAFVREGSPDWRYSVRGALGFQFRLPLEASHLIGLRVGGGFTTSPLAFDAFDLGSLPLVVGSTPVLAVRGYGLGQLRGSQALVGSLEYRLPPWSIERGFGNWPVFFDDLSLSVFVDAGVAGSPLDWSQTRFAVGAELRLGLTLFYLAPGSSIALGGAQGIGEPGPRFYLNLVLPGL, encoded by the coding sequence ATGTGGCGGCTCTTGGCGGTTATTTTGCTCTTTGGCACGGGGGCGCTGGCCCAGTTCGACCCTACCCGGCAGTGGTTTACGCTCCAGACCGAGCATTTTGACATTCACTACCATGCGGGCCTGGGGCGCGTGGCCAGCGAGGCGGCCATATATGCCGAAAACGCCTACCAACTGCTCCAGGCCGATTTCGAGCCGCCGCCTGGGCGCATCAGCATTGTGCTTTCGGACGTGGGCGACACCCTTAACGGCTTTGCCAACCCTGCTAACAACGTGGTGGGCATTTTTACCGGACAGTTCCGCAGCTCGGATTTATTCAACCCCCGGCTTTCTTCCTGGTGGGAGACGGTCATCTTCCACGAGATTGTGCACATGTTCGATCTCTCGCAGGTGCGGGGCCCCCTCAAAGACCGCACCCGCATCTTTGGGCAACTGCCTTCGCAAAACGCGGTGAAGCCCTTTCCCTTTGTGGAAGGCACGGTGCTTTACTTCAAGCACAAAAAGCTGGGGGAGTCGCGCCAGAACGACGCCACCACCCGCATGATGCTGCGCCAGATGGTGCTTTCGGGCCGGTTTCCTGCCCTGGACGAGATTCGCCAGGCCTACAGCAAGTCCACCTGGCCCTACCTGGGCTTTCTGGTCTATAACTACAGCGCCTGGTTGGTGCAGTACCTGGAGGTGCGCTTTGGCGAGGATGCCTACCGCCGTTTCACCGATGCCAACGCGGCCATGCTGGCCACCAAGGACTTCAACGAGCCTTTCCTAAAAGCCTTTGGGCTCTCGCTCGACCAGATTTACGCCGACTTTGTGCGCTGGCTGCCCAGCCAGTTTCAGGACGAAATTGCCCGCATCCGGGCCCAGGGCCTGACCCCGGTGCAAAAGCTCAGCAACCTGGGTTTTTTTAGCGAGGGCGCTACCGATTCGGCCAATGGAATTGTGTACGCGCACGCTTCGCCCGTGCGCAGCGGCCTGCGCCTCATCGTAAACGAGCGCGAACGGGAACTGCTGAACGGCCCGGCCCAGTACCCGCAGTGGTCGCCGGACGGGCGGTACTTGCTGTTTACCGCCAGCAGCACCACCAGCCCCTACTTTGTGGGTAGCGACCTTTATCGGTACGACCGCCTGGAAGACCGCGTGAAGCGGCTCACCAATGGGGAGCGGGTCTACTACGCCCGCTATGCCCCCGACGGCCAGAGCATCTTTATGGCCAGGAACACGCCGGACGGCTCCACCGAACTGGCCCGCTATTTTCTCGAGCTCGAGCGCACCCAGCCCCTGCGAAGCTTCCCCAACCAGGATGGGGTGGTGCATTCTTTTGCGGTATCGCCCGATGGGGGCTCGCTTATCCTATCTCTTCTGCGCCGAGGGGGGTTTCAAGACCTCTACCGCTACACCCTACAAACCGGGGCCCTGACCCCCCTCACCCAGGATAAAAACATAGACAGCGACCCGGTCTTCAGCCCCGACGGCCAGTACGTGATTTACAGCAGCGATGTAAACCGGGTCTACAACCTCTATGCCTACCGCCTGGTGGACGGCGCGGTTTTTCAGGTGACCAACCTGCTCACCGGGGCCTACCGGCCCACCCTTTCGCACAGCAAGCAGCAGATCATCTTTACCGGCTACGACGAAACGGGCTACAACCTCTACCAGACCCCCTACAACCCCAGCGCCTGGAAGCGGGTGGAACTGAAACGCGAACCCCTGCCCCCCTTCGAGCCTGCTGAGGCGGCCAAAGGCCAGCGCTACGACCCTTTGCGCTACCTGCGCCCCCTGTACTGGCTGCCCCTGGCCGATGTGAGTGTGGATGGCTTTGGGCTGAACGCTTTTCTGGGGGTTTCCTTTGGGGCTTCCGACCCGGTGGGTATCCATGCCTATGAGGTTGGGGCCGGGTTTGACAGCAACTTGCGGGGGATTTTTTACAATGCGGCCTACCAGTTTGCGGGCTTGGGTTTTCCCATCACCCTGCAAGCGGCGGGGTCGGGTAGCGATAATGCCCAGGGTATTGCTGCTTCGTTCTGGTCGCCGCAGGGCAGTTTGGGGTTGCAGTACGTACGTTCTGATGTCCTCGAGTCCGCCCTTGACCCCATCCAGAATACCGTTACCCACGCCTTTTCGGTTCGCTTGAGCGGCCTCAACAGTACGGCCAGCGACCTCTTTCGCTTCCGAAGCAGCCTGAGCGCGGTGGGCACCGCCTTTGTGCGGGAGGGCAGTCCGGACTGGCGCTATAGTGTTCGGGGGGCTTTGGGATTTCAGTTCCGCCTGCCGCTGGAAGCCTCGCACCTGATCGGGCTGCGGGTTGGGGGTGGCTTTACTACCTCGCCCCTGGCCTTCGATGCCTTTGATTTGGGCTCGCTGCCGCTGGTGGTGGGCAGTACGCCGGTGCTGGCGGTGCGGGGCTATGGGCTGGGTCAACTGCGCGGGTCGCAGGCGCTGGTGGGGTCGCTGGAGTACCGCCTGCCGCCCTGGAGCATCGAGCGGGGCTTTGGCAACTGGCCGGTGTTTTTTGACGACCTGAGCCTATCGGTCTTTGTGGATGCGGGGGTGGCCGGTTCGCCCCTGGACTGGAGCCAAACGCGTTTTGCGGTGGGCGCAGAGCTGCGGCTGGGCCTGACCTTGTTTTATCTGGCACCGGGCAGCAGCATAGCACTGGGGGGCGCCCAGGGGATTGGCGAGCCGGGGCCCAGGTTTTACCTGAACCTGGTTTTGCCGGGGTTGTAG
- a CDS encoding S1C family serine protease, whose protein sequence is MSMRNASIALGVLLVVGGGVAWFNLSKSQSPLPAPSEPQTQVQVQSFDQNRALLENERNTVDVVQRSGDGVVFVAVRSAPQAGRDFGFFSPFLQPQPQEGSGSGFVLDQDGLILTNYHVIEGADQITVRFHNDPKSYPARVIGRAEPLDLALIRVQAPREKLKPMRLADSDQVRVGQKAIAMGNPFGLEFTVTEGIVSAIRRNPNDGSGGGKGAFVPTVIQTDAAINPGNSGGPLLNSRGEVIGINTFIYSSAGAFGAAQSAGIGFAIPINLAKQYLADLKAGKDITAEEILRSRPRLGVTLSALSMGEYPENIRRQNRLPDTGLMIQQVERGGPAERAGLRPATRTVQLQLRTGQVIELGVNGDILLEADGNPINNINDLRAVLLSKKPGEAVNLKVWRDGQTRDVRVVPQVIR, encoded by the coding sequence ATGTCTATGAGAAACGCTTCGATTGCCCTGGGTGTGTTGCTGGTGGTGGGGGGTGGGGTGGCCTGGTTCAATCTGAGCAAGAGCCAGAGCCCGCTCCCGGCCCCCAGCGAACCGCAGACGCAAGTGCAGGTGCAGTCGTTTGACCAGAACCGGGCTTTGCTCGAGAACGAACGCAACACCGTGGACGTGGTGCAGCGTAGCGGGGACGGCGTGGTGTTCGTGGCGGTGCGGAGTGCGCCGCAGGCTGGCCGGGACTTTGGCTTTTTCTCACCCTTTTTGCAGCCCCAGCCGCAGGAAGGCTCGGGCTCGGGCTTTGTACTCGATCAGGACGGCCTGATCCTCACCAATTACCACGTGATCGAGGGGGCCGACCAGATCACGGTGCGCTTTCACAACGACCCCAAAAGCTATCCCGCCCGGGTGATTGGCCGGGCCGAGCCCTTAGACCTGGCCCTGATCCGGGTGCAGGCCCCGCGGGAGAAGCTCAAGCCCATGCGCTTAGCCGACTCCGACCAGGTGCGGGTGGGGCAGAAGGCCATTGCCATGGGCAACCCTTTTGGGCTGGAATTTACGGTCACTGAAGGCATTGTCTCAGCCATCAGGCGCAACCCCAACGATGGCAGCGGGGGGGGTAAGGGGGCGTTTGTGCCCACCGTCATCCAGACCGATGCAGCCATTAACCCCGGCAACTCCGGGGGGCCGCTGCTCAACTCCCGCGGCGAGGTAATCGGCATCAACACCTTCATCTATAGCTCCGCTGGGGCCTTTGGGGCGGCCCAGTCGGCAGGGATTGGCTTTGCCATCCCCATCAACCTGGCCAAGCAGTACCTGGCCGACCTCAAGGCTGGGAAGGATATCACCGCCGAGGAGATCCTGCGCTCCCGCCCCCGCTTAGGGGTGACCCTGTCGGCGCTCTCGATGGGCGAGTACCCCGAGAACATTCGCCGCCAGAACCGCCTGCCGGATACCGGTCTTATGATTCAACAGGTGGAGCGGGGCGGCCCAGCCGAGCGGGCGGGCTTGCGGCCAGCCACCCGTACCGTGCAGCTACAGCTTCGCACCGGGCAGGTGATTGAACTGGGGGTCAATGGTGATATCCTGCTCGAGGCCGACGGTAACCCCATCAACAATATCAACGACCTGCGCGCGGTGCTGCTCTCCAAAAAGCCAGGCGAAGCCGTGAACCTGAAGGTCTGGCGCGACGGCCAGACCCGCGATGTGCGGGTGGTGCCGCAGGTGATTCGCTGA
- the purU gene encoding formyltetrahydrofolate deformylase yields the protein MQTDTTARLLITCPDRPGIVAAVSNFLFNHGANITALDQHSTDPEGGLFFMRLEFQTPHLDVSREILEKAFAERVAARFEMDWRIAYAADLKKVAILVSKYDHALLELLWRHSNLELPCQLTQVISNHPDLRPEVERFGIPYHHVPVEKDRKEEAEAQMLQLLEDTDLVVLARYMQILTPQFVARYPNRIINIHHSFLPAFVGANPYKQAYTRGVKIIGATAHYVTEALDQGPIIEQDVARVSHRHDVAELVRLGRDLERNVLARAVQWHLEDRIIVYGNKTVVFS from the coding sequence ATGCAGACCGACACCACTGCACGGCTCCTGATCACCTGCCCTGACCGGCCCGGTATTGTGGCGGCGGTCTCGAACTTTCTTTTCAACCACGGGGCCAATATCACCGCCCTCGACCAGCACTCCACCGACCCTGAGGGGGGGCTATTTTTCATGCGCCTGGAGTTTCAGACCCCCCACCTCGATGTCTCGAGGGAAATCCTGGAAAAAGCCTTTGCCGAGCGGGTAGCGGCCCGTTTCGAGATGGACTGGCGTATCGCCTACGCCGCCGACCTCAAAAAGGTGGCCATTCTGGTCTCCAAATACGACCACGCCCTCTTGGAACTCCTCTGGCGGCACAGCAACCTCGAGCTGCCCTGCCAGCTGACCCAGGTGATTTCCAACCACCCAGACCTGCGGCCGGAGGTCGAGCGCTTTGGCATCCCCTACCACCACGTACCGGTGGAGAAAGACCGCAAAGAGGAAGCGGAAGCCCAGATGTTGCAACTGCTGGAGGATACCGACCTTGTGGTGCTGGCCCGCTACATGCAGATCCTCACCCCGCAGTTTGTGGCGCGCTATCCCAATCGCATCATCAACATCCACCACTCCTTCTTGCCCGCTTTTGTGGGGGCCAACCCCTACAAACAGGCCTACACGCGCGGGGTGAAGATTATCGGCGCCACCGCCCACTACGTCACCGAGGCCCTCGACCAAGGGCCCATCATCGAACAGGACGTGGCCCGGGTCTCGCACCGGCACGATGTGGCCGAGCTGGTGCGGCTGGGCCGGGACTTGGAGCGCAATGTGCTGGCGCGGGCAGTGCAGTGGCACCTCGAGGACCGCATTATCGTATACGGCAACAAAACGGTGGTGTTTTCATAA
- the typA gene encoding translational GTPase TypA, protein MELRNIAIIAHVDHGKTTLVDAMLKQAKALSRHDEGGERIMDSNDLERERGITILAKNTAVEWGGVKINIVDTPGHADFGGEVERALSMVDGVLLLVDAAEGPMPQTRFVLKKAIEAGLKPIVVINKVDKKDARPDEVLNETFDLMAELGASEEQLDFPYLYAVGREGTAWLGQTPKPDLTDLFETILQHIPAPQVALGPFQLRVANLDYSNFLGKIALGKVHRGTVRKNQFVTILGEHGQRDLKVVAVFTHRGLERLEVDEVTPGDIVAIAGMEGVEIGDTIAAREAPEALPRLAVDEPTVSITVTPNTSPFSGKEGKFVTSRQIRERLHKELETNVALRVIEVTPDTFELHGRGELHLSVLLETMRREGFELSVGQPSVLFKEVDGQIQEPYEYLVVDVPEARFGPVMETLGSRKAQMVHMEQEAGRIRAEFTVPARALFGFRTLFLTLTAGEGVMSHNFHAYGPHVGSLETRTTGSAVAMEAGVAYAYSLYRLQERVNFFIEPGTEVYVGMIVGEHVRDNDLNVNVNINKKLTNVRAAGSDENIRLIPPRKFTLEEALEFLAPDELLEITPQNLRLRKRVLDPSQRKRAEAV, encoded by the coding sequence ATGGAACTCAGAAATATCGCAATTATTGCGCACGTAGACCACGGTAAGACCACCCTGGTAGACGCGATGCTTAAACAGGCCAAGGCCCTCTCGCGCCACGACGAGGGCGGCGAGCGCATCATGGACTCCAATGACCTCGAGCGCGAGCGCGGCATTACCATTCTGGCCAAGAACACCGCGGTGGAATGGGGCGGCGTCAAGATCAACATTGTGGATACCCCCGGCCACGCCGACTTTGGCGGCGAGGTGGAGCGGGCTTTGAGCATGGTGGACGGGGTGCTCTTGCTGGTAGACGCCGCCGAAGGCCCCATGCCCCAGACCCGTTTTGTGCTGAAGAAAGCCATTGAGGCCGGCCTCAAACCCATTGTGGTCATCAACAAGGTAGACAAAAAAGACGCCAGGCCCGACGAAGTTCTGAACGAGACCTTCGACCTGATGGCCGAGCTGGGAGCCAGCGAAGAACAACTTGACTTTCCCTACCTGTATGCGGTGGGCCGGGAGGGGACGGCCTGGCTGGGCCAGACCCCCAAGCCCGACCTGACCGACCTCTTCGAGACCATCCTGCAGCACATCCCCGCCCCCCAGGTGGCCCTAGGCCCCTTCCAGCTTCGGGTGGCCAACCTGGACTACTCCAACTTCCTGGGCAAGATTGCCCTGGGCAAGGTGCACCGGGGTACGGTGCGCAAGAACCAGTTTGTGACCATTCTGGGTGAGCACGGCCAGCGCGACCTGAAGGTGGTGGCGGTCTTTACCCACCGGGGCCTGGAGCGCCTCGAGGTAGACGAAGTCACCCCCGGCGACATCGTGGCCATCGCGGGCATGGAGGGTGTGGAAATCGGCGATACCATTGCGGCCCGGGAAGCCCCCGAGGCCCTACCCCGCCTGGCAGTGGACGAGCCCACGGTGAGCATTACCGTGACCCCCAACACCTCGCCTTTTTCGGGCAAGGAAGGCAAGTTCGTCACCAGCCGCCAGATTCGCGAACGTCTCCACAAAGAGCTCGAGACCAACGTGGCCCTGCGTGTAATCGAGGTTACCCCCGACACCTTTGAGCTACACGGACGCGGCGAACTCCACCTCTCGGTGCTCCTGGAGACCATGCGGCGCGAGGGCTTCGAGCTATCGGTGGGCCAGCCCAGCGTGCTGTTTAAGGAAGTGGACGGCCAGATTCAAGAGCCCTACGAGTACCTGGTAGTAGACGTGCCCGAGGCCAGGTTCGGCCCAGTGATGGAGACCCTGGGTAGCCGCAAGGCCCAGATGGTGCATATGGAGCAGGAAGCTGGACGCATCCGCGCCGAGTTCACCGTACCGGCCCGGGCCCTGTTTGGTTTTCGCACCCTGTTCCTGACCCTTACCGCGGGCGAGGGCGTGATGAGCCACAACTTCCATGCCTACGGGCCGCACGTGGGCAGCCTGGAAACCCGCACCACCGGCTCAGCGGTGGCCATGGAGGCCGGGGTGGCCTACGCCTACAGTCTGTATCGCTTGCAGGAGCGCGTCAATTTCTTCATCGAGCCGGGCACCGAGGTCTATGTGGGCATGATTGTGGGCGAGCACGTGCGCGACAACGATCTGAACGTGAACGTCAACATCAACAAAAAGCTCACCAACGTGCGGGCGGCGGGCTCCGACGAGAACATCCGCCTCATTCCCCCGCGCAAGTTCACCCTCGAGGAGGCCCTGGAGTTCTTAGCCCCCGACGAGCTTCTGGAAATCACCCCCCAGAACCTGCGCCTCAGGAAGCGGGTGCTCGACCCCAGCCAGCGCAAGCGGGCCGAGGCGGTTTAG